From a region of the Stenotrophomonas sp. BIO128-Bstrain genome:
- the apbC gene encoding iron-sulfur cluster carrier protein ApbC: protein MRRPHASQVQKGLSPHPRVRNVIAVGSGKGGVGKSTTAVNLAVALAALGARVGLLDADIYGPSVPAMLGLSGRPESPDNKSIEPMRAFGVETMSIGYLIEDETPMIWRGPMATSAMTQFFNDTLWDDLDYLLIDLPPGTGDIQLTLTQKIPLAGAVIVTTPQDIATLDAKKALKMFEKVEVPVLGIVENMAVHTCSNCGQVEHLFGEGGGERMAAQYGVPLLGSLPLEIGIREQGDAGTPITAAAPASSAAQAYLRAAERLIEEVAKRPRAAIPILSSLI, encoded by the coding sequence GTGCGTCGTCCCCACGCCAGCCAAGTGCAGAAGGGGTTGTCGCCGCATCCGCGCGTGCGCAACGTGATCGCAGTGGGGTCGGGCAAGGGCGGGGTCGGCAAGTCCACCACCGCGGTCAACCTGGCCGTCGCACTTGCCGCGCTCGGCGCGCGCGTGGGCCTGCTGGATGCCGATATCTACGGCCCCAGCGTGCCCGCCATGCTCGGTCTGAGTGGCCGTCCGGAAAGCCCGGACAACAAGTCGATCGAGCCGATGCGCGCGTTCGGGGTGGAGACCATGTCGATCGGTTACCTGATCGAGGACGAGACGCCGATGATCTGGCGCGGGCCGATGGCCACCTCGGCGATGACGCAGTTCTTCAATGACACGCTGTGGGACGACCTGGATTACCTGCTGATCGATCTGCCGCCGGGCACCGGCGACATCCAGCTCACCCTGACCCAGAAGATTCCGCTGGCCGGCGCGGTGATCGTCACCACGCCGCAGGACATCGCCACGCTGGACGCGAAAAAGGCGCTGAAGATGTTCGAGAAGGTGGAGGTGCCGGTGCTGGGCATCGTCGAGAACATGGCCGTGCATACCTGCAGCAACTGCGGCCAGGTCGAGCATCTGTTCGGTGAGGGCGGTGGCGAGCGCATGGCCGCCCAGTACGGGGTGCCGCTGCTGGGGTCGCTGCCGCTGGAGATCGGCATCCGCGAGCAGGGCGATGCCGGTACGCCGATCACTGCTGCCGCGCCGGCGTCTTCTGCGGCCCAGGCCTACCTGCGCGCGGCCGAGCGGTTGATCGAGGAAGTGGCCAAGCGGCCGCGGGCAGCCATCCCGATCCTGTCCTCGTTGATCTGA
- the dcd gene encoding dCTP deaminase, with protein MSIKSDRWIRQMAEQHGMIEPFEAGQVKQANGQRIVSYGTSSYGYDVRCSREFKVFTNINSTIVDPKHFDPGSFVDIVGDECIIPPNSFALARTVEYFRIPRDTLVVCLGKSTYARCGIIVNVTPLEPEWEGHVTLEFSNTTPLPARIYANEGVAQMLFFQADKDDICETSYKDRGGKYQGQTGVTLPRT; from the coding sequence ATGAGCATCAAGAGTGACCGCTGGATCCGTCAGATGGCCGAGCAGCACGGCATGATCGAGCCGTTCGAAGCTGGCCAGGTCAAGCAGGCCAATGGCCAGCGCATCGTCAGCTACGGCACCTCCAGCTACGGCTACGACGTCCGTTGCTCGCGCGAGTTCAAGGTGTTCACCAACATCAACTCCACCATCGTCGACCCGAAGCACTTCGACCCGGGCAGCTTCGTGGACATCGTGGGTGATGAGTGCATCATCCCGCCCAACAGCTTCGCGCTGGCGCGCACCGTGGAGTACTTCCGCATCCCGCGCGACACGCTCGTGGTGTGCCTGGGCAAAAGCACCTACGCGCGCTGCGGCATCATCGTCAACGTGACCCCGCTGGAGCCGGAGTGGGAAGGGCATGTGACCCTGGAATTCAGCAACACCACGCCGCTGCCGGCGCGCATCTATGCCAACGAAGGCGTGGCCCAGATGCTGTTCTTCCAGGCCGACAAGGACGATATCTGCGAGACGTCCTACAAGGACCGCGGTGGCAAGTACCAGGGCCAGACCGGCGTCACGCTGCCGCGGACCTGA